A genomic segment from Syntrophotalea acetylenivorans encodes:
- a CDS encoding efflux RND transporter periplasmic adaptor subunit: MKLLRKRLLVGTVVVMALAVGGIWYSFHRAKPTTDHVNHDQEVHQQYTCGMHPMIITDEPGTCPICQMDLTPVKAGTSGPAASAADAGERKIKYWVAPMDPTYIRDEPGKSPMGMDLVPVYEDEAPSGATIAIDPVTSQNMGVRTATVERRDLYRLIRTVGTVDYDEPKVTSINAKVDGWIEKLYVAETGQLVKNGQALLEIYSPKLVAAQQEYLLALRNREALKGSTFTEISAGGDRLLEASRQRLRYWDISDRQIRQLEKTGQVRKTLTLYAPYQGVVTMKMAMPGQFIKAGQELFRIGDISKVWVYADIYEYELPWIKVGQKAEVVLPFVSGKILSAEISTIYPYVEPKTRTVKARLEFSNPGFELKPDMYVNVRVRAQRVQDALAVPGEAVIHSGEKQRVFVALGDGKFEPREVKTGVQDQDGFIEITQGVLEGEQVVTSAQFLFDSESRLREAIQKMLEPKEVEQAPVDNHQGHDLSEEDLEALFE; this comes from the coding sequence ATGAAATTATTAAGGAAACGATTGCTTGTAGGCACCGTTGTTGTCATGGCCCTGGCCGTTGGCGGAATCTGGTATTCCTTCCACCGGGCAAAACCAACAACCGACCATGTCAACCACGATCAGGAGGTACATCAGCAATACACCTGCGGCATGCACCCGATGATCATCACTGATGAGCCGGGTACTTGCCCGATTTGCCAAATGGACCTGACCCCGGTCAAGGCTGGCACCAGCGGCCCGGCCGCCTCTGCAGCCGATGCCGGGGAGCGCAAGATCAAGTACTGGGTGGCGCCGATGGATCCCACCTACATCCGCGACGAACCCGGTAAGTCGCCCATGGGCATGGATCTGGTGCCGGTTTACGAGGACGAAGCTCCCTCCGGCGCCACCATCGCCATCGATCCGGTGACCTCCCAGAACATGGGGGTGCGCACCGCAACGGTGGAGCGTCGTGATCTGTATCGTCTCATTCGTACCGTCGGCACGGTCGATTACGATGAACCGAAGGTGACTTCGATCAACGCTAAGGTCGACGGCTGGATCGAAAAGCTCTACGTGGCCGAAACAGGGCAGTTGGTGAAAAATGGGCAGGCATTGCTGGAGATATACAGCCCCAAACTCGTGGCGGCACAGCAGGAGTACCTGCTGGCATTGCGCAACAGGGAGGCGCTTAAAGGCAGTACTTTTACGGAAATTTCCGCCGGTGGCGACCGCTTGCTGGAGGCCTCACGCCAGCGTCTGCGCTACTGGGATATCAGCGACCGGCAGATCCGGCAGTTGGAGAAAACCGGCCAGGTGCGCAAGACCCTGACTTTGTACGCGCCCTACCAGGGGGTAGTCACCATGAAGATGGCCATGCCCGGCCAGTTCATCAAGGCCGGACAGGAACTGTTCCGGATCGGCGATATCTCCAAGGTCTGGGTCTATGCCGACATCTATGAATACGAACTGCCCTGGATCAAGGTTGGGCAAAAGGCCGAGGTCGTGTTGCCCTTTGTCAGCGGCAAAATTCTCAGCGCTGAAATCAGCACTATTTATCCTTACGTCGAGCCTAAAACCCGTACCGTTAAAGCCCGCCTTGAGTTTTCCAATCCCGGTTTTGAACTCAAACCCGACATGTATGTCAATGTCCGTGTTCGGGCTCAAAGGGTTCAGGATGCGCTAGCCGTACCCGGCGAGGCGGTGATCCATTCCGGTGAAAAACAGAGGGTATTCGTTGCTCTCGGCGATGGTAAATTCGAACCACGTGAAGTGAAGACCGGCGTTCAGGATCAGGATGGATTTATCGAAATCACTCAGGGGGTGCTTGAAGGGGAACAGGTGGTGACCAGTGCCCAATTCCTGTTCGATTCGGAGAGCCGACTGCGCGAAGCGATTCAGAAGATGCTGGAGCCGAAGGAGGTTGAA
- a CDS encoding TolC family protein: MIKAPDSLAGLLFVLLLLIGVPEQIEAVAGESTDPGSNPRARLARHVDEALNNNPDLQAAEARWQMARHKIGPARSFEDPQLSFVLSNYPVDSLGGDETPMTGKEIQLSQMFPFPGKLAAQGEMAEYQAIGQQGVYEEAKRQLVQKVKDAWFLLYFQQRAIDITRLNLDILRDFIQLTETRYAVGTGLQQDVLKAQVERSRLLDRLFNLEQQRISSLAEFNRLLNRPSSTPLAPPEVLKPTMVQASQQQLLGHALTQRPLFTTYQAGIDRYKTQRRLAKLDYYPNFKIFAGYRQREEVPGDPVEGDDFVSAGVSINLPLWQGKRKAAVAEADSGIRLAQRQYQELSNRVAFAITDQYAQMTKNRDLVDLYQTGIIPQAEQSFEASLAAYQVGDVDFLNLLDSLMTLFRYQVDYHRALADHERSVARLEATVGIDLSSGEEVK; this comes from the coding sequence ATGATTAAAGCCCCCGATTCTCTAGCTGGTTTGCTGTTCGTTTTGTTGCTTTTGATTGGTGTCCCGGAACAGATAGAGGCTGTTGCCGGGGAGTCGACTGACCCAGGATCGAACCCAAGGGCCCGTTTGGCCCGACATGTTGACGAGGCCTTGAACAACAACCCCGACTTGCAGGCCGCAGAAGCACGCTGGCAGATGGCCCGGCACAAGATAGGCCCAGCACGCAGTTTCGAGGACCCGCAGTTGAGCTTTGTCCTGTCGAATTACCCTGTCGACAGCCTTGGCGGCGATGAAACCCCCATGACGGGCAAGGAGATCCAGCTGTCTCAGATGTTTCCCTTCCCCGGAAAACTGGCCGCCCAAGGAGAGATGGCCGAATACCAGGCAATAGGGCAACAGGGAGTGTACGAAGAAGCCAAAAGACAACTGGTGCAAAAGGTCAAGGATGCCTGGTTTCTGCTTTATTTTCAGCAGCGGGCCATCGACATCACACGGCTGAATCTCGACATCTTGAGGGACTTTATTCAGCTAACGGAAACCCGCTATGCCGTAGGGACAGGCCTCCAACAGGATGTGCTCAAGGCCCAGGTGGAACGCTCCAGGCTACTGGACAGACTCTTTAACCTCGAACAACAGCGAATCAGTTCCCTGGCTGAGTTCAATCGCCTGCTTAACCGTCCGTCCTCAACGCCGCTGGCACCGCCGGAAGTGCTGAAACCGACAATGGTCCAGGCGAGTCAGCAGCAGTTGTTGGGACATGCTCTGACCCAACGGCCCCTTTTCACAACCTATCAGGCAGGAATCGATCGCTATAAGACTCAGCGCAGGCTGGCCAAACTCGATTATTACCCGAACTTCAAGATTTTTGCAGGCTATCGACAGCGCGAGGAGGTGCCAGGGGACCCGGTAGAAGGGGATGATTTTGTCAGTGCCGGTGTCAGCATCAATCTGCCTCTCTGGCAGGGGAAAAGGAAGGCTGCCGTTGCCGAGGCCGACTCTGGAATCCGCCTGGCACAACGGCAGTATCAGGAACTTTCTAACCGGGTGGCCTTTGCCATCACCGATCAGTACGCACAGATGACAAAGAATCGCGACCTGGTGGATTTGTACCAGACCGGCATTATCCCTCAGGCTGAACAGAGTTTCGAGGCGAGTTTAGCGGCCTATCAGGTCGGCGATGTCGATTTTCTTAATTTACTGGACAGTTTGATGACTCTATTTCGCTATCAGGTCGACTACCATCGCGCCTTGGCCGATCATGAGCGAAGCGTCGCCAGGCTGGAGGCGACGGTGGGGATCGATTTGAGTTCTGGTGAAGAGGTAAAATGA
- the cysK gene encoding cysteine synthase A, whose translation MKIYDSVTELIGGTPLVRLGTINSKGYGEVLAKLEYFNPGGSVKDRIGLSMIEDAESRGVLKKGAVIIEPTSGNTGLALALVAAARGYKLILTMPESMSVERRNLLKQYGAKVVLTPRTKGMTGAIKEAMELAAKTPDAVILQQFSNPANPAVHRRTTAEEIWNDTDGLVDVVVAGVGTGGTITGIGEALKERNPQIRMVAVEPVESAILSGGVPGQHKLQGIGAGFVPEVLNRTIIDEVVTIEAEQAFATARDLARTEGLLVGISAGAAVHAALQLAQREEMKDKRIVVILPDTGERYLSTELFG comes from the coding sequence ATGAAAATATACGATAGTGTAACCGAGCTCATCGGGGGAACACCTTTGGTGCGTCTCGGCACCATCAACAGCAAAGGCTACGGTGAAGTCCTCGCCAAACTGGAATATTTCAACCCGGGTGGCAGCGTTAAGGACCGTATTGGCCTGAGTATGATTGAGGATGCCGAATCCCGGGGCGTGCTTAAAAAAGGGGCGGTTATTATTGAGCCGACTAGCGGAAATACCGGCCTTGCACTGGCGCTGGTGGCAGCGGCCCGCGGTTATAAGCTGATCCTGACCATGCCCGAGTCGATGAGTGTCGAGCGACGGAATCTATTGAAGCAATATGGTGCCAAGGTCGTGTTGACTCCCAGGACCAAGGGTATGACAGGGGCTATTAAAGAGGCTATGGAACTTGCCGCAAAGACACCCGATGCGGTGATTCTTCAACAGTTCAGCAATCCGGCCAATCCGGCCGTACATCGCCGGACCACAGCCGAGGAGATCTGGAACGACACTGACGGTCTGGTAGATGTTGTTGTGGCCGGAGTCGGCACCGGTGGAACTATTACCGGTATCGGTGAAGCTCTGAAAGAGCGTAATCCACAGATTCGCATGGTGGCAGTGGAGCCTGTAGAGTCGGCTATTTTGTCCGGCGGAGTGCCCGGCCAACACAAATTGCAAGGTATTGGCGCCGGGTTTGTACCTGAAGTGCTCAATCGGACTATCATCGACGAGGTGGTAACGATCGAAGCGGAACAGGCCTTTGCCACCGCTCGCGACCTGGCCCGAACGGAAGGATTGCTGGTCGGAATTTCTGCCGGTGCTGCGGTGCATGCCGCACTGCAATTAGCCCAGCGGGAAGAGATGAAGGACAAGCGGATCGTTGTCATTTTGCCCGATACCGGGGAGCGCTACCTGTCGACGGAGTTGTTCGGTTAA
- a CDS encoding O-acetylhomoserine aminocarboxypropyltransferase/cysteine synthase family protein has translation MSDSPTYRAETLALHAGQEVDPTTKSRAVPIYQTTSYVFDDADHAARLFGLEEFGNIYTRLMNPTTDVLEKRVAALEGGIAALAVASGQSAISLALLTLAHAGDEIVASTSLYGGTYSLFRYTLPQLGVTVRFVDPDDPENFRGAINDKTKAVFAETLGNPKLDTLDIAAVAAIAHENGVPLVIDNTVASPFLVNPLAHGADIVVHSATKFIGGHGTSIGGVIVSGGDFDWGNGKFPQLSEPDPSYHGINFLEALGNLAYIIKVRVQLLRDVGPALSPFNAFQFLQGLETLPLRMERHSQNALKVAQFLQNHPKVGWVNYPGLPDHPSYEIAKKTFKYGHYSALLGFGIKDGGIAEGKRFINSLQLHSLLANIGDAKSLVIHPASTTHQQLSSEEQLASGVTPDFIRLSVGLEHVDDIIADLDQALKQL, from the coding sequence ATGAGCGATTCACCAACCTATCGGGCCGAAACTCTGGCTCTGCATGCCGGCCAGGAAGTCGATCCGACCACCAAATCCCGTGCTGTTCCTATCTATCAAACGACCTCTTACGTATTCGACGATGCCGACCATGCCGCACGGCTTTTCGGCCTGGAAGAATTTGGCAATATTTATACCCGGTTGATGAATCCGACTACCGATGTGTTGGAAAAGCGTGTTGCCGCCCTTGAAGGAGGGATAGCCGCCCTGGCGGTGGCCTCAGGGCAGTCGGCCATCTCCCTGGCGCTGTTGACCCTGGCCCATGCCGGTGATGAGATCGTGGCTTCGACCAGTCTTTATGGCGGCACCTATAGCCTGTTCCGTTACACCCTGCCACAGTTGGGGGTGACAGTGCGCTTCGTTGATCCGGACGATCCGGAAAATTTTCGCGGCGCCATTAACGATAAGACCAAAGCGGTATTTGCCGAAACTTTAGGTAACCCCAAGCTCGACACGCTGGACATTGCTGCAGTGGCGGCCATCGCCCATGAAAATGGAGTGCCTCTGGTGATCGATAACACTGTTGCCTCGCCGTTTCTGGTTAACCCCCTGGCTCATGGCGCCGACATCGTCGTGCATTCCGCGACTAAATTTATCGGTGGTCACGGCACCTCCATCGGCGGGGTGATCGTCTCCGGCGGTGATTTTGATTGGGGCAACGGAAAGTTCCCACAACTGTCGGAGCCCGATCCGAGTTACCACGGCATCAACTTTCTCGAAGCTCTCGGTAACCTCGCCTATATCATCAAGGTCCGCGTTCAGTTGTTGCGCGATGTCGGCCCCGCACTGAGTCCCTTTAATGCCTTCCAGTTTTTGCAGGGCCTGGAGACACTGCCTCTGCGCATGGAGCGACACAGCCAGAACGCCCTTAAGGTCGCACAGTTCCTACAGAACCACCCCAAGGTCGGATGGGTGAATTATCCGGGACTTCCCGACCATCCGTCTTATGAAATCGCGAAAAAGACCTTTAAATATGGGCACTACAGTGCGCTGCTCGGTTTTGGTATCAAGGATGGCGGCATTGCTGAAGGTAAACGTTTTATCAACAGTCTGCAGCTTCACTCCTTGCTTGCCAATATTGGCGATGCCAAGTCGCTGGTCATCCATCCGGCTTCTACCACCCATCAGCAGCTTTCTTCGGAGGAACAACTGGCGAGTGGAGTCACACCTGATTTTATTCGACTTTCCGTTGGGCTTGAGCATGTGGACGATATTATTGCCGACCTTGATCAGGCGCTGAAACAACTTTGA
- a CDS encoding HesA/MoeB/ThiF family protein, producing MSTLEEYFAAKASGDLIAWKFQVEAAAKFSMSLGEVEEAIFGAGLLPARYQRNRNMLSTEQQHKLFRSSVAVIGCGGLGGYILEQLARLGVGKIIAIDPDVFEEHNLNRQLLSSPRLLGASKAETARARVNDINPALNLVAIQEAFDADNGADLVAGADVVVDAVDNVAARKALDVVCRELKVPLVHGAIAGWYGHVSTQYPGDEIIGKLYGNADETPGVEKQLGNPSFTPGAAASFQVAEVCKIISGEGELLRNRKLHIDLLAMETEDVPF from the coding sequence ATGAGCACATTGGAAGAGTATTTTGCAGCCAAGGCAAGCGGGGACCTGATCGCCTGGAAATTCCAGGTTGAGGCTGCCGCAAAATTCTCCATGAGTCTTGGGGAAGTCGAGGAAGCTATCTTTGGAGCAGGCTTACTTCCAGCGCGTTATCAACGCAACCGCAACATGTTGAGCACCGAACAGCAACACAAGCTTTTTCGCAGTTCTGTGGCGGTGATCGGCTGTGGTGGCCTCGGTGGTTACATTCTTGAGCAGTTGGCACGGCTGGGGGTCGGCAAGATTATCGCCATAGATCCCGATGTATTCGAGGAACATAACCTTAATCGGCAACTGCTGTCCTCCCCACGCCTGTTGGGCGCGTCGAAGGCCGAAACGGCCAGGGCGAGGGTTAACGACATCAATCCTGCTTTGAATCTGGTGGCCATCCAGGAGGCCTTTGATGCCGATAACGGTGCCGATCTGGTAGCCGGGGCCGATGTGGTGGTTGATGCAGTGGATAATGTCGCGGCCCGAAAGGCACTGGATGTGGTGTGTCGGGAATTGAAGGTGCCTCTGGTTCATGGGGCTATTGCCGGCTGGTACGGTCACGTGAGCACCCAGTACCCTGGCGACGAGATTATCGGCAAGCTCTACGGTAATGCCGATGAAACCCCTGGTGTGGAAAAACAGCTCGGGAATCCTTCTTTTACGCCGGGGGCAGCCGCCAGCTTCCAGGTAGCCGAGGTCTGCAAGATTATCAGTGGCGAAGGGGAACTGTTGCGCAATCGTAAATTGCATATTGATCTGTTGGCTATGGAGACGGAAGACGTCCCATTTTAA
- a CDS encoding MoaD/ThiS family protein, translating to MTVTVKLFATFREGRFKEDRCSYPEQTTIAQIIEQLELPEEQLGAILLNSRHVEKDLVLHDGDTLSIFPLVGGG from the coding sequence ATGACGGTAACGGTTAAATTATTTGCCACTTTTCGGGAAGGCCGGTTCAAAGAAGATCGGTGCAGTTATCCCGAGCAAACGACTATCGCTCAGATTATAGAACAGCTAGAACTGCCGGAGGAGCAACTCGGAGCCATTTTGCTGAATTCCCGGCACGTCGAAAAGGACCTGGTACTCCATGACGGGGACACCCTGTCCATATTTCCGCTGGTGGGAGGAGGATGA
- the hydE gene encoding [FeFe] hydrogenase H-cluster radical SAM maturase HydE: MTENTGKDKIMERNKVLEWLKTEDEEKLQELWQEADLVRQQHVGNAVHLRGLLEFSNTCSRDCHYCGLRAGNRKIERYQMPEEEIIACVQEGADYKYGTVVLQSGEDLSLDVEWMAQLIRRIKKETPLAVTLSLGERSREELALWREAGADRYLLRFETSNETLYQRIHPARPGIDINRIELLKIIGELGYEVGSGVMVGIPGQTYEDLANDIELFRTLNLDMIGVGPFIAHHDTMLGQAAKKEAIISPNQVPNTELMTYKAIALTRIACPQANIPATSALATLNTPTGRELGLSRGANIVMPNLTPKKYRALYEIYPAKACIDETAADCRACMHGRIRSIGRDVGTGRGDSVNKQAS; the protein is encoded by the coding sequence ATAACTGAAAACACAGGAAAGGATAAAATTATGGAGCGGAACAAAGTCCTCGAATGGCTGAAAACCGAAGACGAAGAGAAATTGCAGGAATTGTGGCAGGAAGCGGACCTGGTGCGGCAACAGCATGTCGGCAATGCGGTGCACTTGCGGGGATTACTGGAATTTTCCAACACCTGTTCTCGGGACTGTCACTATTGCGGACTACGGGCAGGCAATCGTAAAATCGAACGCTACCAAATGCCCGAAGAAGAGATAATAGCCTGCGTGCAAGAAGGAGCCGATTACAAATACGGCACCGTCGTACTGCAATCGGGAGAGGATTTATCACTGGATGTAGAGTGGATGGCTCAGTTAATTCGCCGAATTAAAAAAGAAACTCCCCTGGCCGTTACACTCAGTCTTGGCGAACGAAGTCGCGAGGAACTGGCCCTGTGGCGTGAGGCTGGTGCTGACCGTTACCTGCTACGGTTCGAAACCTCCAACGAGACCCTTTACCAGCGCATCCACCCTGCCCGCCCCGGTATCGACATCAACCGTATCGAGTTATTGAAAATCATCGGCGAGCTTGGCTATGAGGTTGGCAGCGGCGTCATGGTCGGGATCCCCGGCCAAACCTACGAAGATCTTGCGAACGACATAGAACTCTTTCGCACCCTCAATCTGGACATGATCGGAGTCGGCCCGTTCATCGCCCACCACGATACCATGCTCGGTCAGGCCGCCAAAAAAGAGGCGATCATATCGCCTAATCAGGTTCCCAACACCGAACTGATGACCTACAAGGCCATTGCCCTGACCCGCATAGCCTGTCCCCAGGCCAACATTCCAGCCACCTCGGCTTTGGCAACTCTCAATACACCGACGGGGCGCGAACTCGGTCTGTCCCGGGGTGCGAACATTGTAATGCCAAACCTGACGCCCAAAAAGTACCGGGCGTTATATGAAATATATCCGGCCAAAGCCTGTATTGATGAAACAGCTGCAGATTGCCGGGCTTGCATGCACGGTCGTATTCGTTCAATCGGCAGGGATGTAGGCACCGGTCGGGGTGACTCGGTAAACAAGCAGGCCAGCTGA
- a CDS encoding RrF2 family transcriptional regulator has product MRLSTKSRYGLRALFDMAYNAGNLPIQVKEISRRQNISPRYLEQIFQSFKKAGILKSKKGPQGGYFLAKRPEEITVQDIVQAAEGDTLLVSCTCKEEGTPVCDFNGQCVTQTVWHEATALLNEYLSSLTLKTLCERGQAMGLKRESNHKFMYYI; this is encoded by the coding sequence GTGAGACTATCCACCAAAAGCCGTTACGGCCTGCGTGCCCTGTTCGATATGGCCTACAATGCCGGCAATCTACCGATTCAGGTTAAAGAAATATCCCGGCGGCAGAACATCTCCCCCCGCTACCTGGAGCAGATCTTTCAAAGCTTCAAAAAGGCCGGCATCCTGAAAAGCAAAAAAGGCCCTCAGGGCGGATATTTTCTGGCAAAGCGTCCTGAGGAAATTACCGTTCAGGATATTGTTCAGGCTGCCGAAGGTGATACTCTTCTGGTTAGTTGCACCTGTAAAGAAGAAGGCACACCAGTCTGCGATTTCAATGGTCAATGTGTTACGCAAACGGTTTGGCACGAAGCGACCGCCCTCCTGAACGAATATCTTTCCAGCCTGACTCTTAAAACTCTTTGCGAGCGGGGGCAGGCCATGGGCCTTAAGCGCGAATCCAACCATAAATTCATGTACTATATTTGA
- the glgP gene encoding alpha-glucan family phosphorylase, translating to MSDWKRFLADPVIAYFSMEIGLSADIPTYSGGLGILAGDTIKAAADLQLPMVAVTLASRKGYFHQSIDNQGWQQESPNEWSPEEILELMPVKALISIENRDVKVQAWLKRVKSPTGGEVPVFYLDTDIEGNQEQDRTITDHLYGGDNEYRLKQEIVLGIGGARILAGLGFRIRKYHMNEGHASLLTLELLNRTRRPVEDTWDERNSWDPRKVQQQCVFTTHTPVTAGHDRFPYDLVQRILGDDVPLFLLKELGGKDELNMTMLALNLSRYVNGVAKKHGEVSQALFPGFEIHAITNGIHPFTWASPHMVKLFSRYFPSWGTEPELLVRVDTIPDQEIWEAHAGAKAILFQYVAETTGIQLDPEILTIGFARRVATYKRGNLIFSDIERLLKVGRNKIQLLFAGKAHPHDQPGKEIIHTIIGEIEKLRGQIEVVYLENYDMRLASLLIPGVDLWLNNPIRPLEASGTSGMKAALNGVPNFSVLDGWWIEGHIEGITGWCIGPPPQGNSIDQNHTDEDVRDLYDKLENIILPLYYENRPGWIRVMKNAIGKNAYYFNTQSMMRRYVSEAYFR from the coding sequence ATGAGCGACTGGAAACGTTTTCTTGCTGACCCGGTCATCGCCTATTTTTCCATGGAAATCGGCCTTAGCGCAGACATCCCAACCTACAGTGGCGGGCTTGGCATTCTCGCTGGCGACACCATCAAAGCTGCGGCCGACTTACAATTGCCCATGGTCGCTGTCACTCTGGCCAGCCGAAAAGGCTATTTTCACCAATCCATCGATAATCAGGGCTGGCAACAAGAATCGCCAAACGAATGGTCTCCGGAAGAGATTCTGGAGTTGATGCCGGTCAAAGCACTGATCTCTATCGAGAATCGCGACGTTAAAGTTCAAGCCTGGCTTAAACGGGTCAAAAGTCCTACTGGCGGCGAAGTTCCTGTGTTTTATCTCGATACGGATATTGAAGGCAATCAGGAACAGGATCGAACCATCACCGACCACCTCTATGGCGGAGACAACGAATACCGCCTCAAACAGGAGATCGTCCTAGGTATCGGCGGTGCCCGCATCCTTGCCGGGCTCGGATTTCGAATTCGCAAATATCATATGAACGAGGGCCACGCCAGCTTGCTGACCCTGGAACTGCTTAACCGCACCCGTCGCCCGGTGGAAGACACCTGGGACGAACGCAACTCCTGGGACCCGCGTAAAGTCCAACAGCAATGTGTCTTCACTACCCATACCCCGGTGACGGCCGGACATGACCGCTTCCCTTACGACCTGGTTCAGCGGATACTGGGAGACGATGTACCCCTCTTCCTGCTGAAGGAATTAGGCGGCAAGGACGAGCTCAACATGACCATGCTGGCATTGAATCTGAGTCGTTACGTCAACGGTGTGGCGAAAAAGCACGGCGAGGTCTCACAGGCCCTGTTCCCTGGTTTCGAGATTCACGCTATCACCAACGGTATTCATCCCTTCACATGGGCTTCGCCCCACATGGTCAAACTATTTTCCCGTTATTTCCCAAGTTGGGGCACCGAACCGGAATTGCTGGTCAGGGTCGATACCATTCCAGACCAGGAAATCTGGGAAGCCCATGCCGGGGCCAAAGCTATTTTATTTCAGTATGTGGCCGAAACGACAGGCATTCAGCTTGATCCGGAAATTCTTACCATCGGTTTTGCCCGCCGGGTTGCTACCTATAAACGAGGCAACCTTATTTTTTCCGATATAGAACGCCTGTTAAAGGTCGGCCGGAATAAAATTCAGTTGTTGTTTGCAGGCAAGGCTCATCCCCATGATCAACCGGGCAAAGAGATCATTCACACCATCATTGGCGAAATCGAAAAACTTCGTGGCCAGATCGAGGTTGTCTATCTGGAAAATTACGACATGCGATTAGCCAGTCTTCTAATCCCTGGCGTTGACCTCTGGCTTAACAATCCCATTCGTCCCCTTGAGGCTTCGGGAACCAGCGGTATGAAGGCCGCCCTCAACGGCGTTCCCAACTTTAGCGTATTGGACGGCTGGTGGATCGAAGGCCACATTGAAGGGATCACTGGTTGGTGCATCGGTCCACCGCCTCAAGGCAATTCGATCGATCAAAACCACACCGACGAAGATGTCCGCGACCTCTACGACAAATTGGAAAACATTATCTTGCCCCTCTACTACGAAAATCGGCCGGGCTGGATCCGAGTAATGAAAAATGCCATCGGAAAAAACGCCTACTATTTCAATACTCAATCAATGATGCGCCGCTACGTCAGCGAAGCTTACTTTCGTTAA
- a CDS encoding extracellular solute-binding protein: MKSFVCLLTVMMLVLTTLPAFSAEKNELVVYSARKEHLIKPLFDAYTDATGVKIRYITDKAGPLLQRLKAEGEHTQADLLITVDAGNLWHAANEGLLEQIDSSILKTNVPEALRDPQGRWFGLSKRCRTIVYSTERIDPAELTTYEALGEEQWKGRLLLRTAKKVYNQSLVAMLIAEHGEAKTEKIVRSWVANLAAAPFSNDTKTMEAILAGQGDVAVVNTYYFGRLQKKNSDLKLALFWPNQKTSGVHVNVSGAGVVKASKNQEAATRFLEWLSSAEAQNLFADANMEYPVNPAVKANDQVAAWGAFKGNEMNLAKAGELQAAAIKLMDRAGYR, translated from the coding sequence ATGAAATCGTTTGTCTGTCTGTTGACCGTCATGATGCTTGTTTTAACCACCTTGCCTGCTTTTTCTGCAGAAAAGAACGAGTTGGTTGTCTACTCGGCCCGAAAGGAGCACCTGATCAAGCCCCTGTTCGATGCCTACACCGATGCAACCGGGGTAAAAATCCGCTATATTACTGACAAAGCCGGACCTTTGCTGCAGCGCCTCAAGGCTGAAGGGGAACACACCCAGGCAGACCTGCTGATCACCGTAGATGCCGGCAACCTCTGGCATGCGGCCAATGAGGGGCTGCTCGAGCAGATCGATTCTTCCATCCTTAAAACCAATGTTCCCGAAGCCCTGCGCGATCCCCAGGGACGATGGTTCGGCCTATCCAAGAGATGCCGCACCATCGTCTACAGCACCGAACGGATCGATCCGGCCGAATTGACCACTTACGAGGCTCTGGGCGAAGAACAATGGAAAGGGCGCCTGCTGCTGCGCACAGCCAAAAAGGTCTACAATCAATCGCTGGTGGCGATGCTTATCGCTGAACATGGCGAAGCGAAAACCGAAAAGATCGTAAGATCCTGGGTGGCCAACCTGGCTGCTGCACCTTTTTCCAACGACACCAAAACCATGGAAGCGATCCTGGCCGGTCAGGGTGATGTCGCGGTGGTTAACACTTATTATTTCGGTCGCCTGCAAAAGAAAAATTCCGACTTAAAACTGGCATTGTTCTGGCCCAACCAAAAAACCAGCGGCGTGCACGTCAATGTTTCCGGTGCCGGTGTGGTTAAAGCCAGCAAAAACCAAGAGGCCGCCACCCGATTCCTCGAGTGGCTATCTTCGGCAGAGGCGCAGAACCTGTTTGCCGACGCCAATATGGAATACCCGGTCAACCCTGCGGTAAAAGCCAATGATCAGGTCGCGGCCTGGGGCGCCTTCAAGGGCAACGAAATGAATCTGGCCAAAGCCGGAGAGCTTCAGGCGGCAGCGATCAAGCTCATGGATCGGGCCGGTTATCGTTAA